Part of the Deltaproteobacteria bacterium genome, CTAGCCAGCTTATTGACGCCCATGGGTTTCATGATCAAGGGCTCTTCAATGAGAAGAAGAGTCCTTTCGGCTATGTTGACAGCTTGATCTCCAATACGTTCCAGACCCAGATTGATCTTCATGGCCATGGTGATGAAACGAAGGTCAATGGCCATAGGCTGTTTAAGGGCGAGCAACTTGAGGCATTGTTGATCAATGAGAATCTCCATGGCATTAATCTCATCGTCATTTTCTATGATGCCCGACGCCAAGATACCATCCCTGGTGTTATGGGCGCGAAGAGCGTTTTCAAGGGCCTCTTCAACCATGGATGCCATTTTGAGAAGATTGATCTTGAGGTCAGCCAGTTCTCTATGAAGCGATGACGTCATAATTGCTCCCAAGTCTTAGCAAGTGCCACTAACCAAATCGTCCAGTTATATAGTCTTCCGTTTGTTGCAGTCTCGGTTTCGTGAACATGATATCCGTATTACCCACCTCAATGAGCCTTCCCATATAAAAAAAAGCGGTTACGTTTGAGATTCTGGCAGCCTGCTGCATGTTGTGGGTCACGATGATGATGGTGTAGCTCTTCTTCAATTCACGTATGAGTTCCTCTATCTTTTGCGTGGCAATGGGATCAAGGGCTGAGGCCGGTTCATCCATGAGCACAACCTCGGGCTCAATGGCCAGTGCCCTGGCAATGCACAAACGCTGCTGCTGGCCGCCTGAAAGACTCAGGGCGGATTCATTGAGTCGATTCTTGACCTCCTCCCATATGGCAGCCGCCTTAAGGCTTGCTTCAACTCTGGCCTGAAGTTCTCCCCGGTTCTTGATACCCTTTATCCTGAGGCCGTAGGCCACATCATTGAATATGGTTTTGGGAAACGGATTCGGCTTTTGAAAAACCATGCCCACTCGTTTTCTGATTTCTACCACATCCACATTCGGGCCGTAAATATCTTCTCCATCCAGAAGGACCTGGCCTTCCACGCGAGCGGCCGGGATGATGTCGTTCATACGGTTTAATGACCTTAGAAACGTGCTCTTGCCGCAGCCCGACGGCCCGATAAGGGCCGTGACCCTATTCTTCGTGAATTCAAGAGTGATGTCTTCAAGGGCCTTGAAGGCGCCATAATGGAATGTCATGTTCTTAGTAGCCATCTTTATGTTGTTTGGCATTTCAGTTATTAATTCTCAATATCATGAACTTAAGGACAATTCTCCCCCTTTTCCAAAGGGGGGCAGGAGGGATTTTCTGGAACTGCTTAAAATCCCCCTAAATTCCCCTTTACAAAAGGGGGACTTTGTAGCGCCAGATTCTTAAGTTAATGACGTTGCATTGATCCTAGTAAATTTGCCTTTTCCGCATTTCGCTTCGTATGATTATAGCCACAAGGTTGACACCGAGTACCAGCGCAATAAGAACTAAGGCTGTGCCATATTGAAGATGTCTTGTCTCCTCAATGTGCGTGCCGGCCGTGGCCAGCACATAGATGTGATAAGGAAGGGCCATTACCTCGTCAAATACAGAAGAGGGAAGCTTGCTCGTATAAAAAGCCGCTGCAGTGAACATTATGGGGGCTGTCTCTCCGGCTGCTCTTCCGATGCCTAGTATGGAACCTGTCAAGATTCCGGGCAGTGCCGCGGGAAGAACCACTTTGTAGATAGTCTGCCACTTGGTGCCGCCAAGGGCAAGAGAGGCCTCTCTGTATGTTTGTGGAACGGCCTTTAAGGCTTCCTCAGAGGCGCCGATAATTACCGGGAGTATTAAAAATCCGAGCGTAAGCGAACCGGACAGTATTGAAGAACCAAACCCTAAGAAGACCACAAAAAGCCCCAGGCCGAAAAGCCCGAATACAACCGATGGCACGCCCGCAAGATTGTTGATGCCAAGTCTTATTGTCCTGACCATCTTGCCTTCCGTGGCGTATTCATTAAGATAGATCGCAGAGGCCAGCCCAAGTGGAAAAGCGACCAGGATGGCCCCCGCGGTCAAATAGAAGGTGCCCACAATGGCGGGGAATATACCACCCTTGGTCATGGCGTCCGTTGGGGATTGTGTCAGGAAGGTCCAGTTGATGGCCGTTAGCCCGTTGATGAAGACAAAGCCCAGCATGATCGCCAGGGCCAGGCATATGATGACAGCCGACGACCTGATGATGAAAAAGGCTATTGCCTCAACCAGCTTCCTCTTTTTTCTAAAGTCCATGTTAGAGCGTCGCTGTCCCCACCTGTTTATATTTATGAGATATGTAGTCTGCAATCAAGTTGAAACCAAGGGTCATGAAGAAAAGGACTA contains:
- the phoU gene encoding phosphate signaling complex protein PhoU — translated: MTSSLHRELADLKINLLKMASMVEEALENALRAHNTRDGILASGIIENDDEINAMEILIDQQCLKLLALKQPMAIDLRFITMAMKINLGLERIGDQAVNIAERTLLLIEEPLIMKPMGVNKLARISEEMLRDSMNAFVNRDVKLAESVCDRDDEADEVYVRLVCDILEHMTEDPSFIAQGVHFTVIAHNLERVADQSTNICEDVVYMVEGRVIKHKSLLEKPGAKTG
- a CDS encoding phosphate ABC transporter ATP-binding protein, encoding MPNNIKMATKNMTFHYGAFKALEDITLEFTKNRVTALIGPSGCGKSTFLRSLNRMNDIIPAARVEGQVLLDGEDIYGPNVDVVEIRKRVGMVFQKPNPFPKTIFNDVAYGLRIKGIKNRGELQARVEASLKAAAIWEEVKNRLNESALSLSGGQQQRLCIARALAIEPEVVLMDEPASALDPIATQKIEELIRELKKSYTIIIVTHNMQQAARISNVTAFFYMGRLIEVGNTDIMFTKPRLQQTEDYITGRFG
- the pstA gene encoding phosphate ABC transporter permease PstA, with the protein product MDFRKKRKLVEAIAFFIIRSSAVIICLALAIMLGFVFINGLTAINWTFLTQSPTDAMTKGGIFPAIVGTFYLTAGAILVAFPLGLASAIYLNEYATEGKMVRTIRLGINNLAGVPSVVFGLFGLGLFVVFLGFGSSILSGSLTLGFLILPVIIGASEEALKAVPQTYREASLALGGTKWQTIYKVVLPAALPGILTGSILGIGRAAGETAPIMFTAAAFYTSKLPSSVFDEVMALPYHIYVLATAGTHIEETRHLQYGTALVLIALVLGVNLVAIIIRSEMRKRQIY